One genomic region from Osmerus eperlanus chromosome 6, fOsmEpe2.1, whole genome shotgun sequence encodes:
- the LOC134021971 gene encoding metal transporter CNNM1 produces MPFCNSFSTMAADAADALRSQRRILHSYRLALVLSPLLLTYRPATAGALLGVRPEDTTSGELSVQDGMLRATEGTRFMLRVYYAVSPAAFNPNRTLSGRTGAGPATPWIAFIEEMWEEGAEEYTQPVRHQKRNPCVEESARSSDIELLGSFRSTSSQNSVLVELLAKDLRRGEKIKHYSMCVFDGAKWEHFRSRDYWLAVAEKPPQADVWLQAGVSVLLLGLSALCSGLNISMLALDPVELRVLQNSGTEKEQKYAHKIESVRKHGNYILCTVVLGNVLTNTCFVVWMCMIIGMTPLSTACCTLGIFFIGEILPHSVASRHSLAIASKTIWATRLLMLVSFPISYPVSKILDIMLHQEISNFYTREKLVAMLRVTDPYHDIVKEELNIIQGALELRTKTVEDVLTPLSDCYMLSSDAVLDFCTMSDVMQSGFTRIPVYENERSNIVDILFVKDLAFVDPDDCTPLKTITQFYKHPMHCAFNDTKLDVMLEEFKRGKSHLSVVQRVNSEGQGDPFYEVLGIVTLEDVIEEIIKSEIVDETDLYTDNRNKRRVSHHERKQKDFSVFKLSANELKVKISPQLLLATHRFLATEVEPFRSSHLSEKILLRLIKHPSVIQELKFNPKSKRCPQHYLYNRNKPVDYFVLILQGRVEVEIGKEALRFENGAFSYYGMPALLPALPTILRYGSRSSGLNQSESVLSGVSAGQQSSGGGVYLPDYTVRQLTDLQILKITRNHYQNALTANRMDTSPLTPDPSALVPDRGARPSAPETRSHSIALPLTHTHTHTYTRLGLARLSHSQHHTRLYSTSQLNERNRIVRSKSDGQKSPSDSVFLRMDEIPYIWEDRPESQEDSDAVPGERDSSASLFISSLSLSGSEETLGKKLLHKLSNKRRKRSCDGEKSVEGNTEQLHLKT; encoded by the exons ATGCCCTTCTGCAACTCATTCAGCACGATGGCTGCGGATGCTGCGGATGCTCTGCGCTCACAGCGCCGCATCCTGCATTCGTACCGCCTGGCTCTTGTCCTCTCACCGCTACTCCTCACCTATCGTCCGGCCACTGCTGGGGCTCTGCTCGGCGTCCGGCCAGAGGACACCACAAGCGGGGAGCTGTCCGTGCAGGATGGGATGCTGAGGGCTACTGAGGGGACCCGGTTCATGCTACGAGTTTACTACGCAGTCTCACCGGCTGCATTCAATCCCAATCGAACTCTGAGCGGGAGAACGGGGGCTGGCCCTGCCACACCATGGATAGCGTTTATAGAGGAAATGTGGGAAGAAGGTGCAGAGGAGTATACGCAACCTGTCCGGCACCAGAAACGGAACCCATGTGTGGAGGAAAGCGCCCGGAGCTCTGACATCGAGCTACTGGGTTCTTTCAGGTCCACCTCCAGCCAAAACTCAGTTCTTGTGGAACTGCTCGCCAAAGACCTGCGGAGAGGTGAGAAGATCAAACACTACTCCATGTGCGTCTTCGACGGAGCGAAGTGGGAACATTTCAGGAGCAGGGACTACTGGCTTGCGGTGGCGGAGAAACCCCCCCAAGCGGACGTGTGGCTCCAGGCGGGAGTGTCGGTGCTGTTACTGGGGCTGTCCGCGCTCTGTAGCGGGCTCAACATCAGTATGCTCGCTCTGGATCCCGTGGAGCTCCGGGTGCTCCAAAACAGCGGCACCGAGAAGGAGCAGAAATACGCGCACAAAATAGAATCTGTGCGTAAACACGGGAACTACATCCTGTGTACTGTGGTACTTGGCAACGTGCTGACCAACACTTGTTTTGTGGTCTGGATGTGCATGATTATAGGAATGACCCCCCTCTCCACGGCGTGTTGCACCTTAGGGATATTTTTCATAGGTGAAATTCTGCCACATTCGGTGGCCTCTAGACACAGCCTCGCTATCGCCTCTAAGACGATCTGGGCCACGCGGTTACTGATGCTCGTGTCCTTCCCTATCTCCTACCCCGTCTCCAAGATTCTCGACATCATGCTACACCAGGAGATCAGTAACTTTTACACCCGGGAAAAGTTGGTGGCCATGCTGCGGGTCACCGACCCTTACCACGACATTGTTAAAGAGGAGCTCAACATCATCCAGGGAGCGCTGGAGCTGAGGACTAAGACCGTGGAGGACGTACTGACCCCGCTATCCGACTGCTACATGCTGTCCTCGGACGCGGTCCTGGACTTCTGCACAATGTCTGACGTGATGCAGAGCGGGTTCACGCGGATCCCGGTGTACGAGAACGAGAGGTCGAACATCGTCGATATCCTGTTCGTTAAGGACTTGGCCTTCGTGGACCCCGATGACTGCACCCCGCTCAAAACCATCACGCAGTTTTACAAGCACCCAATGCACTGCGCGTTCAATGACACCAAGCTGGATGTGATGCTGGAAGAGTTTAAGAGAG GTAAGTCCCACCTGTCGGTGGTTCAGAGAGTGAACAGTGAGGGTCAGGGTGACCCCTTCTACGAGGTCCTGGGCATCGTGACCCTGGAGGACGTCATCGAGGAGATCATCAAGTCAGAGATTGTGGACGAGACAGACCTCTACA cTGACAACAGAAACAAGCGGCGTGTGTCTCACCACGAGCGCAAGCAGAAGGACTTCTCGGTGTTCAAGCTGTCAGCGAACGAGCTGAAGGTGAAGATCTCTCCTCAGCTGCTGCTAGCCACACACCGCTTCCTGGCCACAG AGGTGGAGCCGTTCAGGTCAAGCCACCTATCAGAGAAGATCTTGCTACGCCTCATCAAGCACCCTAGTGTGATCCAGGAACTCAAGTTCAACCCCAAGAGCAAGCGCTGCCCCCAGCACTACCTCTACAACAGGAACAAGCCTGTCGACTACTTTGTCCTCATTCTGCAG GGTCGAGTAGAGGTGGAGATCGGAAAAGAGGCTCTACGCTTTGAGAACGGAGCGTTCTCCTACTACGGCATGCCTGCCCTCCTACCAGCCCTGCCCACAA tcctcaGGTACGGTTCACGCAGCAGTggtctcaaccaatcagaatctgTGCTGAGTGGCGTCAGTGCGGGCCAGCAGagctcagggggaggagtctATCTGCCAGACTATACTGTCAGGCAACTCACAGACCTGCAAATCttaaag ATCACCAGGAACCACTACCAGAACGCCTTGACGGCCAATCGCATGGACACCTCccctttgacccctgacccctccgcCCTGGTCCCCGACAGAGGGGCCCGTCCCTCCGCCCCCGAGACACGCTCACACAGCATCGCCctgccgctcacacacacacacacacacacatacacgcgccTCGGGCTGGCTCGCCTCTCACACTCCCAGCACCACACACGCCTCTACAGCACCTCCCAGCTGAACGAGAGGAACCGCATAGTCC GCAGCAAGTCTGACGGCCAGAAGAGCCCCAGTGACTCGGTGTTCCTGAGGATGGATGAGATCCCCTACATCTGGGAGGATCGCCCAGAGAGCCAGGAGGACAGTG atgCTGTGCCTGGGGAGCGTGACTCGTCCGCCTCTCTCTTcatcagttctctctctctctctggctcagaAGAAACACTGGGAAAGAAGCTGCTGCACAAACTGa GTAACAAGAGGAGAAAAAGATCTTGTGATGGAGAGAAGAGTGTGGAGGGAAACACAGAGCAGCTTCATCTAAAGACctaa